One window of Leifsonia sp. AK011 genomic DNA carries:
- a CDS encoding SDR family oxidoreductase — protein MAGPLMRVAVIGGTGLIGTRVVQRLRTDGHDVVVASRATGVNSFTGEGLEEALREVETVIDTSNSSYLDEAGAIEFFYGSTLNLLNYGRAAGVKHHVALSVVGTDRLARNEGGYFAAKLAQEKLIETSAMPYSIVHATQFFEFIASIADAATRSGIVTLSRALIQPMAADDVADAVVRTALASPQGRIVEFGGPEQFRLEEVVRRQLALQNDTREVVADPLARYFGTQLDERDLLPGPDATLAPTRLADWLG, from the coding sequence GTGGCTGGCCCGCTCATGAGAGTCGCGGTCATTGGCGGGACGGGGCTGATCGGCACGCGGGTGGTGCAGCGGCTCCGCACCGACGGACACGACGTGGTCGTGGCATCCCGCGCGACCGGCGTGAACTCGTTCACGGGCGAGGGCCTCGAGGAGGCGCTACGGGAGGTCGAGACCGTGATCGACACCTCGAACTCGTCGTACCTCGACGAGGCCGGTGCGATCGAGTTCTTCTACGGGTCAACGCTCAACCTGTTGAACTACGGGCGTGCCGCTGGTGTGAAGCACCACGTCGCACTCTCGGTCGTCGGTACCGATCGACTTGCGCGCAACGAGGGTGGCTACTTCGCGGCCAAGCTCGCGCAGGAGAAGCTCATCGAGACATCCGCGATGCCTTACTCGATCGTTCACGCGACGCAGTTCTTCGAGTTCATCGCGAGCATCGCGGATGCCGCGACCCGCAGCGGCATCGTGACGCTCTCGCGTGCGCTCATCCAGCCAATGGCCGCGGACGATGTCGCTGACGCTGTGGTGCGCACCGCGCTGGCGTCACCGCAGGGGCGCATCGTGGAGTTCGGCGGGCCGGAGCAGTTCCGGTTGGAGGAGGTCGTCCGCCGACAGCTCGCACTGCAGAACGACACGCGAGAGGTGGTCGCCGACCCGCTCGCGCGCTACTTCGGCACGCAGCTCGACGAGCGCGACCTGCTGCCCGGTCCGGATGCGACGCTGGCCCCGACGCGGTTGGCTGACTGGCTGGGGTGA
- a CDS encoding DNA-directed RNA polymerase subunit beta yields MADDFHKPTQYSGDKFDTFEGGEDPAQIMRVAHDTAHALVNRARETDDPAVLERLVAYTDAHGIDSIAELWARASPRSLPGALWRIYLLRVVIRQDPAGTAFLFQRGTEVLATIDAAVAGAQAPTGPEEITQLADQILRGLFRGDFGVALDRAAAFCRILSAGCSNEADTAELTSPDRATELTTRADRFTITAEELTACARLYRSDSLE; encoded by the coding sequence ATGGCCGACGATTTCCACAAACCCACGCAGTACTCCGGCGACAAGTTCGACACCTTCGAGGGTGGCGAGGATCCAGCGCAGATCATGCGTGTCGCCCACGACACCGCCCACGCGCTCGTGAACCGCGCGCGGGAGACGGATGACCCGGCAGTACTCGAACGCCTCGTGGCGTACACCGATGCCCACGGTATCGACTCCATCGCCGAGCTCTGGGCGCGTGCGAGCCCGCGCTCGCTGCCCGGCGCGCTGTGGCGCATCTACCTGCTGCGCGTGGTGATCCGGCAGGACCCTGCGGGCACGGCGTTTCTCTTCCAGCGCGGCACGGAGGTGCTCGCCACGATTGACGCCGCGGTTGCCGGGGCGCAGGCGCCGACCGGCCCCGAGGAGATCACGCAGCTCGCCGACCAGATTCTGCGGGGACTGTTCCGCGGGGACTTCGGGGTAGCGCTCGACCGCGCGGCTGCGTTCTGTCGCATCCTGTCGGCCGGATGCTCGAACGAGGCCGACACCGCAGAGCTCACCAGCCCCGACCGGGCCACCGAGCTCACCACCCGCGCCGACCGCTTCACGATCACGGCCGAGGAGCTCACGGCCTGCGCGCGCCTCTACCGCAGCGACTCGCTCGAGTAG
- the sigK gene encoding ECF RNA polymerase sigma factor SigK, with amino-acid sequence MLDVVSHDFSLGQDDSAAAVARRLQVLLERVASADKNAFSELYDEIAPRVFGLVKRVLIDHAQAEEVTQEVFLEIWQNAARFDASKGSAITWMLTMTHRRAIDRIRASQSSRDRDLRIGIRDFEPGHDGVAEHVEVSIEHERVARAMARLTELQRQAIELSYYGGYTNSEVAGILSVPLGTVKTRIRDGMIRLRDELGVTS; translated from the coding sequence ATGCTTGATGTCGTGTCCCATGACTTCAGCCTCGGCCAGGATGACTCTGCCGCGGCCGTCGCGCGTCGGTTGCAGGTGCTACTTGAGAGGGTGGCATCCGCCGACAAGAACGCGTTCAGCGAGCTGTACGACGAGATCGCGCCACGCGTGTTCGGTCTCGTCAAACGGGTACTTATCGACCACGCACAGGCTGAGGAGGTGACGCAGGAGGTGTTCCTGGAAATCTGGCAGAACGCCGCGCGCTTCGACGCATCGAAGGGCAGCGCGATCACCTGGATGCTTACGATGACCCATCGCCGGGCCATCGACCGCATCCGTGCCTCGCAGTCGTCACGCGACCGCGACCTGCGCATCGGCATCCGCGACTTCGAGCCCGGCCACGATGGTGTCGCCGAGCACGTCGAGGTGAGCATCGAGCACGAGCGGGTCGCCCGCGCGATGGCTCGCCTCACCGAGCTGCAGCGGCAGGCCATCGAGCTGTCGTACTACGGCGGCTACACAAACAGCGAGGTGGCGGGCATCCTGAGCGTGCCCCTCGGTACAGTCAAGACACGCATCCGTGACGGGATGATCCGACTCCGCGACGAACTGGGGGTGACCTCATGA
- a CDS encoding anti-sigma factor domain-containing protein — protein MTDNNSADNKRDDVDPSTQTGSYALGALDAGEVAAFEKHLAEHAETRNEATELSDTAVLLGLAVPPVAPPPSLKASIMDQLDATPQLPAEAPPAPPLLAGPAETRARARWASRPVVALASAAAVIGLIAGGGVVATSVFQNNQRQEQADLFAAINAASDSQRRSVELADGTATLVWSDELQASALIVDGLEPLPSDKDYELWYIGESGIRSAGILSADGSRTWRVLEGSKEPGDTIGVTVEPRGGSEQPTTDPIIAIESA, from the coding sequence ATGACCGACAACAACAGTGCCGACAACAAGCGCGACGACGTCGACCCGAGCACCCAGACGGGTTCGTACGCGCTTGGTGCGCTCGACGCCGGCGAGGTTGCCGCCTTCGAGAAGCACCTTGCCGAGCACGCGGAGACCCGCAACGAGGCCACCGAGCTGAGCGACACCGCGGTGCTGCTCGGGCTCGCCGTGCCGCCCGTTGCGCCGCCGCCCTCGCTCAAGGCGAGCATCATGGACCAGCTGGATGCCACCCCGCAGCTTCCCGCGGAGGCTCCGCCCGCACCGCCCCTCCTCGCCGGCCCCGCCGAAACGCGCGCTCGTGCACGCTGGGCCTCGCGGCCGGTTGTGGCGCTCGCGAGCGCTGCCGCCGTGATCGGTCTCATCGCCGGTGGTGGTGTGGTCGCGACATCCGTGTTCCAGAACAACCAGCGCCAGGAGCAGGCCGACCTGTTCGCCGCCATCAACGCGGCCAGCGACAGTCAGCGCCGCTCCGTGGAGTTGGCGGATGGCACGGCGACGCTGGTCTGGTCGGACGAGCTCCAGGCCTCCGCGCTCATCGTCGATGGGCTGGAGCCCCTGCCCTCGGACAAGGACTACGAGCTCTGGTACATCGGGGAGTCGGGCATCCGCTCCGCCGGCATTCTGTCGGCCGACGGTTCGCGCACCTGGCGCGTACTCGAGGGCTCGAAGGAGCCGGGTGACACCATCGGCGTGACCGTCGAGCCGCGCGGAGGATCCGAGCAGCCCACGACCGACCCGATCATCGCGATCGAGAGCGCGTAG
- a CDS encoding fasciclin domain-containing protein, producing the protein MRTTHRTTLVALAIAATAFGVSACSPTTSMDESSEPAPSASAPATEMDYTADLVGSGCAAYAEAVPDGSGSIVGMAQDPVAVAASNNPLLTTLVAAVSGQLNPDVDLVDTLNGSEFTVFAPVDDAFAKLPADTVAALQMPENAQMLSDILTYHVVPGQILPSDIDGELTTVNGGTVTVTGSGDNLKVNDATVICGGVHTANATVYLIDTVLTPPAM; encoded by the coding sequence ATGCGCACCACACACCGCACCACCCTGGTGGCCCTCGCTATCGCCGCCACCGCCTTCGGCGTCTCGGCCTGTTCGCCGACCACCTCAATGGACGAGTCGAGCGAGCCGGCCCCCAGCGCGTCGGCCCCCGCCACCGAGATGGACTACACGGCCGACCTGGTCGGCTCCGGCTGCGCCGCCTACGCGGAAGCCGTGCCGGACGGCAGCGGCTCGATCGTCGGAATGGCCCAGGACCCGGTGGCGGTCGCGGCATCCAACAACCCGCTCCTCACCACGCTGGTCGCAGCGGTCTCCGGACAGCTGAACCCCGACGTCGACCTCGTCGACACCCTCAACGGCTCCGAGTTCACGGTGTTCGCACCGGTGGATGACGCGTTCGCCAAGCTGCCCGCCGACACCGTTGCCGCGCTGCAGATGCCGGAGAACGCGCAGATGCTGAGCGACATCCTCACGTACCACGTGGTGCCCGGCCAGATCCTGCCGAGCGACATCGATGGTGAGCTCACCACCGTCAACGGTGGCACCGTCACCGTCACCGGAAGCGGCGACAACCTCAAGGTCAACGACGCGACCGTGATCTGCGGTGGCGTGCACACCGCCAACGCGACCGTCTACCTCATCGACACGGTTCTCACGCCGCCCGCGATGTAA
- a CDS encoding cytochrome c biogenesis protein DipZ, producing MGASPKKFDGCDIQAVARISPKTSPTAPAASNRIPTTEVIVLSLAIIGFLGGLITGISPCILPVLPVIFLSGGAMSARDSDAPQKVSRWRPFQVIAGLVVAFSLFTLIGSLILALLGLPQDFLRWAGIVVLVLIGVGLIVPAFQHILEKPFSWIPQKNVGTERGGFVLGLALGAVYVPCAGPVLAAITVAGSTGNIGVETIVLTLSFAVGAALPLLIFALAGRGVAERVKTFRKHQAKIRTIGGIVMIALAVGLVFNLPQLLQRLVPDYTSVLQDQFASDEAIAEQLDLGGLENDQNKDLDLCTNGASELESCGTAPDIKGIQEWFNTENNEAIDLADLKGQVVLIDFWAYSCINCQRSIPHTVAWNEAYEDAGLQVIGIHSPEYAFEKEPRNVKAGAQNFGITYPVALDNNLSTWTNYRNRYWPAHYLIDAEGVVRHVKFGEGGYANTEKLIRELLLDANPDAQLPPATDVADDTPEAGSTTPETYLSLGKMVNFGGDEEYASGVNTYAYPADQPRDTFALKGDWELDFQNATPVGGEGSIRLNYTAREVRMVLGGEGTVKLTIDGVTTELGVSGTPNSYSLVPLGDAREGSLEVTLSPGVEAYSFTFG from the coding sequence TTGGGGGCAAGCCCGAAAAAGTTCGACGGATGCGACATCCAAGCCGTAGCGCGCATCTCTCCGAAGACCTCCCCGACCGCACCTGCGGCCAGCAACCGCATCCCGACCACGGAGGTCATCGTGCTCAGCCTCGCCATCATCGGCTTCCTCGGAGGCCTCATCACCGGCATATCGCCGTGCATCCTGCCGGTACTACCGGTCATCTTCCTGTCGGGTGGCGCCATGAGCGCCCGAGATTCGGATGCCCCGCAGAAGGTGAGTCGCTGGCGCCCGTTCCAGGTCATCGCCGGCCTCGTCGTGGCCTTCAGCCTCTTCACGCTGATTGGATCGCTCATCCTCGCGCTGCTCGGACTGCCCCAGGACTTCCTGCGCTGGGCTGGCATCGTCGTGCTGGTGCTCATCGGTGTCGGGCTCATCGTGCCGGCCTTCCAGCACATCCTCGAGAAGCCGTTCTCCTGGATACCCCAGAAGAACGTCGGCACCGAGCGCGGGGGCTTTGTCCTCGGCCTCGCGCTCGGTGCCGTCTACGTGCCGTGCGCCGGTCCAGTGCTCGCGGCGATCACGGTGGCGGGGTCGACGGGCAACATCGGCGTCGAGACGATCGTGCTCACGCTGAGCTTCGCGGTGGGTGCTGCCCTCCCGCTGCTCATCTTCGCGCTCGCTGGCCGTGGGGTCGCCGAGCGGGTCAAGACGTTCCGCAAGCATCAGGCCAAGATCCGCACCATCGGTGGCATCGTGATGATCGCGCTCGCCGTCGGTCTCGTCTTCAATCTCCCGCAGCTGCTGCAGCGTCTCGTGCCCGATTACACGAGCGTGCTGCAGGACCAGTTCGCGAGCGACGAGGCCATCGCCGAGCAGCTCGACCTCGGCGGTCTCGAGAACGACCAGAACAAGGACCTCGACCTCTGCACCAACGGTGCGAGCGAGCTCGAGTCCTGCGGAACCGCCCCCGACATCAAGGGCATCCAGGAGTGGTTCAACACCGAGAACAATGAGGCCATCGACCTCGCCGACCTCAAGGGTCAGGTTGTGCTCATCGACTTCTGGGCGTACTCGTGCATCAACTGCCAGCGCAGCATTCCCCACACCGTTGCGTGGAATGAGGCGTATGAGGATGCCGGACTCCAGGTCATTGGCATCCACTCGCCCGAGTACGCCTTCGAGAAGGAGCCGCGCAACGTGAAGGCTGGCGCGCAGAACTTCGGCATCACCTACCCGGTGGCTCTCGACAACAACCTCTCCACCTGGACCAACTACCGCAACCGCTACTGGCCGGCGCACTACCTGATCGACGCGGAGGGTGTCGTGCGTCATGTGAAGTTCGGCGAGGGCGGCTACGCCAACACCGAGAAGCTCATACGGGAGCTGCTGCTCGACGCCAACCCCGACGCGCAGCTGCCCCCGGCGACGGATGTCGCGGACGACACCCCCGAGGCCGGCTCCACCACCCCCGAGACCTACCTGAGCCTCGGCAAGATGGTGAACTTCGGTGGGGACGAGGAGTACGCGTCCGGCGTGAACACCTACGCGTATCCCGCCGACCAGCCCCGCGACACGTTCGCGCTCAAGGGTGACTGGGAGCTGGACTTCCAGAACGCCACTCCGGTCGGCGGTGAGGGGAGCATCCGTCTCAACTACACCGCTCGCGAGGTGCGCATGGTGCTCGGCGGGGAGGGCACGGTGAAGCTCACCATCGACGGCGTGACAACCGAACTGGGGGTATCCGGGACGCCGAATTCCTACTCGCTTGTACCCCTCGGGGATGCCCGCGAGGGTAGCCTTGAGGTCACACTTTCGCCCGGTGTGGAGGCATACTCCTTCACTTTCGGGTAA
- a CDS encoding helix-turn-helix transcriptional regulator: MVVHTEPSDAEVDRIFHALADATRRDILRRTLVGEASVSELADAYEMSFAAVQKHVAVLEGAGLVTKEPRGRERIVRGDPATIARAQKLLDAYADLWRSRIDRLDALLAED, from the coding sequence ATGGTTGTACATACAGAACCCAGTGACGCGGAGGTCGACCGCATCTTCCATGCGCTCGCCGATGCGACGCGACGTGACATCCTTCGGCGCACGCTCGTCGGGGAGGCGTCGGTGAGCGAACTCGCCGACGCCTACGAGATGTCGTTCGCCGCGGTCCAGAAGCACGTCGCCGTGCTGGAGGGAGCCGGACTTGTGACCAAAGAACCCCGGGGGCGGGAGCGCATCGTGCGCGGCGACCCCGCGACGATCGCGCGGGCGCAGAAGCTGCTCGACGCGTACGCCGACCTGTGGCGCAGCCGCATCGACCGACTCGATGCGTTGCTCGCCGAAGACTGA
- a CDS encoding SRPBCC family protein, with product MPVTSVTTDTEALSMTLVAEFPVPAERLWDAFADPRQLERFWGPPGYPATFGTYDLRPGGYVHYWMTSPEGQTFYGRWDVTAVDAPRTFTVTDTFADENGVSDPSLPAGTMTVTVEPTDSGSRLTVLSTSPTLEALQQVIEMGQVEGMTQAMSQLDTVLADLREYALGKGTQTEIVDDTHVKITRAFEAPRHLIWRAHTEPELMKKWLLGPDGWVMTVCESDLKPGGAYRYAWAPEEGTPGEPFGFEGENVVIEPERRLVSTEAMTGADFPANVNDLGFAEADGVTLLTLYITYPNKEQRDFILATGMTDGMEASYARLEQELVATAG from the coding sequence ATGCCCGTCACCTCTGTCACCACCGACACCGAGGCCCTCAGCATGACCCTCGTGGCCGAATTCCCCGTGCCGGCGGAGCGGCTGTGGGATGCGTTCGCCGACCCGCGCCAGCTCGAGCGCTTCTGGGGCCCGCCCGGGTACCCGGCAACCTTCGGCACCTACGACCTCCGCCCAGGCGGCTACGTCCACTACTGGATGACGTCGCCCGAGGGTCAGACGTTCTATGGGCGGTGGGATGTCACGGCCGTCGACGCCCCGCGCACATTCACGGTCACCGACACCTTCGCCGACGAGAACGGTGTCTCCGACCCATCCCTCCCTGCCGGCACGATGACCGTGACCGTCGAGCCCACGGACTCCGGATCCCGGCTCACCGTGCTGTCGACGTCGCCGACACTCGAGGCGCTGCAGCAGGTCATCGAGATGGGCCAGGTCGAGGGCATGACGCAGGCGATGTCGCAGCTCGACACCGTGCTCGCCGACCTGCGCGAGTACGCGCTCGGCAAGGGCACCCAGACGGAGATCGTGGATGACACGCACGTCAAGATCACGCGGGCCTTCGAGGCTCCCCGCCACCTCATCTGGCGTGCCCACACCGAGCCGGAGCTCATGAAGAAGTGGCTGCTCGGCCCTGACGGCTGGGTCATGACGGTGTGCGAGTCCGACCTGAAGCCGGGCGGCGCCTACCGCTACGCGTGGGCGCCCGAGGAGGGCACACCGGGGGAGCCGTTCGGCTTCGAGGGCGAGAACGTGGTCATCGAGCCCGAGCGGCGGCTCGTCTCCACCGAGGCCATGACGGGTGCCGACTTCCCGGCGAACGTCAACGACCTGGGCTTCGCGGAGGCCGACGGGGTGACCCTGCTCACGCTGTACATCACGTACCCCAACAAGGAGCAGCGCGACTTCATCCTCGCCACGGGCATGACCGACGGCATGGAGGCCAGCTACGCAAGGCTCGAGCAGGAGCTGGTGGCAACCGCTGGTTGA
- a CDS encoding phosphate ABC transporter substrate-binding protein PstS: MIERGLLVCTAGVLAALLLSGCAVNEQGDTPSDLAGTIDGSGASSQGSAQEVWVAGFQRANAGVSVNYDPVGSGAGRQAFLAGGADFAGSDTPLSEEELAGELPGCAPGSEAIDLPLYISPIAVVFSIAGVDELRLDAASLARIFSGEITRWDDAALVDLNPGVSLPAAEITAVHRSDDSGTTTNFTEYLHAVAPEAWPAEPSGTFPFRSGESALGNSGIVGAVDGGVGTIGYVDASKAGDLAIASILVGDEFVQPSAAGAAALVDLSPRLPGRGEHDIALEVDRTSTAQGVYPLVLISYLIACQEYGDANTGEIVRGYLEHIASPEGQAAAEEIAGSAPLAPGLLAEVQAAVASIR; encoded by the coding sequence ATGATCGAGCGTGGCCTTCTCGTGTGCACAGCGGGTGTGCTCGCGGCCCTGTTGCTGTCCGGGTGCGCGGTCAACGAGCAGGGCGACACCCCGAGTGATCTCGCCGGCACGATCGACGGCTCCGGCGCCAGCTCGCAGGGCTCCGCGCAGGAGGTGTGGGTCGCCGGCTTCCAGCGGGCCAACGCCGGCGTCAGCGTCAACTACGACCCCGTCGGCTCTGGCGCAGGGCGCCAGGCGTTCCTCGCCGGCGGCGCCGACTTCGCGGGCTCCGACACCCCGCTCAGCGAGGAGGAACTCGCCGGGGAACTGCCCGGTTGCGCTCCCGGCTCGGAAGCCATCGACCTGCCGTTGTACATCTCGCCCATCGCGGTGGTGTTCAGCATCGCCGGGGTTGACGAGCTGCGTCTGGACGCGGCATCCCTCGCCCGCATCTTCAGCGGCGAGATCACCCGGTGGGATGACGCGGCCCTCGTCGACCTGAACCCCGGGGTGTCGCTGCCCGCCGCCGAGATCACGGCGGTGCACCGCTCGGATGACTCGGGCACCACCACCAACTTCACCGAGTACCTGCACGCCGTCGCGCCGGAGGCGTGGCCGGCCGAGCCGAGCGGCACGTTCCCGTTCCGGTCGGGTGAGTCCGCGCTCGGCAACTCGGGCATCGTGGGTGCCGTCGATGGCGGGGTGGGCACGATCGGGTACGTGGATGCCTCGAAGGCCGGCGATCTCGCGATTGCGAGCATCCTCGTGGGAGACGAGTTCGTGCAACCGTCCGCGGCGGGCGCAGCAGCACTCGTGGACCTCTCGCCGCGCCTCCCGGGCCGCGGGGAACACGACATCGCGCTCGAGGTCGACCGCACCTCGACGGCGCAGGGCGTGTATCCGCTCGTGCTGATCAGCTACCTCATCGCCTGCCAGGAGTACGGCGACGCGAACACGGGCGAGATCGTGCGCGGCTACCTCGAGCACATCGCGAGCCCCGAGGGTCAGGCCGCTGCCGAGGAGATCGCGGGCTCCGCGCCGCTCGCGCCGGGCCTCCTTGCCGAGGTGCAGGCGGCGGTAGCCAGCATCCGTTAG
- a CDS encoding winged helix-turn-helix domain-containing protein, protein MRPLLSVATVVSPRHQPTATVIAELANVDIAVHVHNDGASSLLAMGRALPDLVVVPTDVQGVDLLDYIDAVRRGGIPVMVGLAHDDDKAVAVAALDRGARCILGLPLVARELEMEARAAVPQPRSPTTLHAGNLTMDLLSHRVSVDGRDVYLSAREFELLQLLLAADRVVSADELAEMASGLPDASVQGIRVMIGRIRRKLEGPAPTGPVALETIRGVGYRITR, encoded by the coding sequence ATGCGACCGCTGCTCTCCGTCGCCACGGTCGTCTCGCCTCGTCACCAACCGACCGCCACTGTCATCGCGGAACTCGCGAACGTCGACATCGCCGTTCACGTGCACAATGATGGCGCCTCGTCGCTGTTGGCGATGGGGCGCGCCCTCCCCGACCTCGTCGTCGTTCCCACCGACGTGCAGGGGGTCGACCTGCTCGACTACATCGACGCGGTGCGCCGCGGTGGGATCCCCGTCATGGTGGGGCTTGCGCACGACGACGACAAGGCCGTAGCCGTTGCAGCTCTCGATCGGGGAGCTCGCTGCATCCTGGGCCTTCCGCTCGTCGCCCGCGAACTGGAGATGGAGGCGCGCGCCGCCGTGCCCCAGCCGCGCTCACCCACCACGCTGCACGCGGGCAACCTCACGATGGACCTGCTGTCGCACCGGGTGTCGGTCGACGGGCGGGACGTGTACCTCTCCGCGCGCGAGTTCGAGCTGCTGCAGCTGCTCCTGGCGGCCGATCGAGTCGTGAGCGCCGACGAGCTGGCCGAGATGGCGTCGGGGCTTCCGGATGCCTCGGTGCAGGGCATCCGCGTGATGATCGGGCGTATTCGCCGCAAACTCGAGGGACCCGCGCCGACCGGACCGGTGGCGCTGGAGACCATTCGGGGCGTCGGGTACCGCATCACACGCTAG
- the pstB gene encoding phosphate ABC transporter ATP-binding protein PstB → MSKRIEVNDLNVYYGKFKAVEDVSLTIEPRTVTAFIGPSGCGKSTFLRTLNRMHEVIPGAYVEGEVLIDGNNLYGPGVDPVLVRRQVGMVFQRPNPFPTMSIRDNVLAGVKLNNTRMSKSVGDELVEKSLKGANLWNEVKDRLDKPGSGLSGGQQQRLCIARAIAVEPEVILMDEPCSALDPISTLAIEDLIEELKSDYTIVIVTHNMQQASRVSDKTAFFNIAGTGKPGKLIEYSDTTTIFSKPTIQATEDYVSGKFG, encoded by the coding sequence GTGTCAAAGCGCATTGAGGTCAACGACCTGAACGTCTACTACGGCAAGTTCAAGGCCGTGGAGGATGTCTCGCTCACGATCGAGCCCCGCACCGTCACCGCCTTCATCGGCCCGTCCGGCTGCGGCAAGTCCACGTTCCTCCGCACGCTCAACCGCATGCACGAGGTCATCCCCGGCGCCTACGTCGAGGGTGAGGTGCTCATCGACGGCAACAACCTCTACGGTCCCGGCGTCGACCCCGTGCTCGTGCGCCGCCAGGTGGGTATGGTCTTCCAGCGCCCCAACCCGTTCCCGACGATGTCGATCCGCGACAACGTGCTCGCGGGCGTCAAGCTCAACAACACGCGCATGTCGAAGTCCGTCGGCGACGAGCTCGTCGAGAAGTCCCTCAAGGGCGCCAACCTCTGGAACGAGGTGAAGGACCGCCTGGACAAGCCTGGCTCGGGCCTCTCCGGCGGCCAGCAGCAGCGTCTCTGCATCGCCCGCGCGATCGCCGTCGAGCCCGAGGTCATCCTCATGGACGAGCCCTGCTCGGCCCTCGACCCGATCTCCACCCTCGCCATCGAGGACCTCATCGAGGAGCTCAAGAGCGACTACACGATCGTGATCGTCACGCACAACATGCAGCAGGCGTCGCGCGTCTCCGACAAGACCGCGTTCTTCAACATCGCGGGCACCGGCAAGCCGGGCAAGCTCATCGAGTACAGCGACACCACCACGATCTTCTCGAAGCCCACCATCCAGGCAACCGAGGACTACGTCTCCGGCAAGTTCGGATAG
- the pstA gene encoding phosphate ABC transporter permease PstA, with product MTTTTPTETRGITNSLTTGRLPKWAPWALLAGSWAVMSIIFALVAAGSGGELNIALAIFLGTILFDVLIFVLAYLVEGARQARNRLVTSLVATAFIIALLPLISLIFTVLTEGLHRFDLQFFTSSMRNVVGEGGGALHAITGTLLITGMATLISVPVGLLTSIYLVEYGRGPLARAITFFVDVMTGIPSIVAGLFAFAFFALIFDDPGIRFGFGGSIALSLLMIPVVVRSSEEMLKLVPNELREAAYALGVPKWLTILKVVIPTSIAGIATGVTLAIARVIGETAPLLIIAGFTASMNYDLFENRMMTLPVFVYTQYANPGTDVNAYLERAWAGALTLILIVMALNLIARLIARIFSPKLGR from the coding sequence ATGACCACGACAACGCCGACCGAAACCCGCGGCATCACGAACTCCCTCACCACGGGCCGCCTCCCCAAGTGGGCCCCCTGGGCGCTCCTCGCGGGCAGCTGGGCCGTGATGAGCATCATCTTCGCCCTGGTCGCCGCCGGCAGCGGTGGCGAGCTCAACATCGCACTCGCGATCTTCCTCGGAACGATCCTCTTCGACGTGCTGATCTTCGTGCTCGCCTACCTCGTGGAGGGCGCTCGCCAGGCTCGCAACCGCCTCGTCACCTCACTCGTGGCGACGGCGTTCATCATCGCGCTCCTGCCGCTCATCTCGTTGATCTTCACGGTGCTCACCGAGGGCCTGCACCGCTTCGACCTCCAGTTCTTCACGAGCTCGATGCGCAACGTCGTCGGTGAGGGTGGTGGAGCGCTCCACGCGATCACCGGAACGCTCCTCATCACCGGTATGGCCACGCTCATCTCGGTGCCCGTCGGTCTGCTCACGTCGATCTACCTTGTCGAGTACGGTCGCGGGCCCCTGGCTCGTGCAATCACGTTCTTCGTGGACGTGATGACGGGCATCCCGTCGATCGTCGCCGGCCTCTTCGCCTTCGCGTTCTTCGCGCTCATCTTTGACGACCCGGGCATCCGCTTCGGCTTCGGTGGCTCGATCGCCCTCTCGCTGCTCATGATCCCCGTGGTCGTGCGCTCGAGCGAGGAGATGCTGAAGCTCGTTCCCAACGAACTGCGCGAGGCCGCGTATGCACTCGGCGTGCCGAAGTGGCTCACGATTTTGAAGGTCGTGATCCCGACATCCATCGCCGGTATCGCCACAGGTGTGACGCTCGCCATCGCGCGCGTCATCGGTGAGACCGCACCGCTGCTCATCATCGCCGGCTTCACGGCGAGCATGAACTACGACCTCTTCGAGAACCGGATGATGACGCTCCCCGTCTTCGTCTACACCCAGTACGCCAACCCGGGCACCGACGTCAACGCGTACCTCGAGCGCGCGTGGGCAGGTGCGCTCACCCTCATTCTCATCGTGATGGCGCTCAACCTCATCGCTCGCCTGATCGCCCGCATCTTCTCCCCCAAGCTCGGCCGCTGA